GACGGCAATCTAGGCCTGCATGCGCTACTCGGCGTGGTCATCGCCTTCACCCTGAGCCAGGTGCCGGTGGCGCTGACCCGCAGTACCCATCCGACCTTACCGGACTCCGAGCCGATCGACCTGCGCCTGTTTTTGCAACGGGTGCCGCAGTCGCTGTTCACCGTACTGATCTCGGGGATGATCAACGGTGGTTTCTATGGCTTGTCATCGATCTATGCCAGCCGACAGGGCCTGAGCACGGTGGAAGTGGGCCAGTTCATGGCCCTGGCGATTGCGGCTGGGCTGCTTGCACAACTACCACTGGGCTGGCTGTCGGATCGCCTGCCACGCGCCAGCCTGATTTGCGGTGTGGCGGCGTTGCTGATACTGACCTGCCTGCCGCTGGCGTTCTATCAGGGCCTGTCGTTCGGCGTGCTGCTGCTGTTCAGCGCTTGCATCGGTTTCCTGCAGTTCTGCCTGTACCCGCTGGGCGTGGCCCTGGCCAACGACAACATGGAGCCGCGTCTGCGCGTGTCACTGGCGGGCTTGTTGCTCGCCACCTTCGGTGTGGGAGCCTGCATAGGCCCGCTGCTGGCCGGTGCGCTGATGGGGCATTTCGGCCCCTCCAGCCTCTATCTGTTCTTTGCCATCAGCGCGGCGGTATTGGCGGTTGCCGTGGGGCAAGGGCGCGTGACCGGCAAGCACCTGCAGGAAGATGCGCCGCTGCAGCATCAGGCCACACCCAATGCCCTTGCCTGCACGACCCTGGCTGCGGTTATCGAACCAGCGGTCAGCGTGGAGGAGCGACTCGAGGAGGCACCCAGCCAGAGGCTCTGAACGATCCATCTCTACCTGCGAATGGATGCGCAAAGCTCAGCCAGAGCACCGGGCAGGAAGACGCCTGCCTGATGGCTCGCCAGCGACCGTGAAATATGGCTTTGAGGCTTTCTAGTGGCGCCCTGAGTGATCGTGTTGATTGATGATTAAAAGTCATAAATCACGCAGATTAAATGGTTTGTCGTTGGATTCGGGCCTGTTCGACTATTGATCACCCGCAGCGATTACCGAGCCGCCAACTGCACCTGCAGGGCTCGGCCCGGATGCGGAGAAAACTATTACAAGAACAAAATCGAGGTGCGTGCATGAAGCCTATGGTTGCGGAAAACATAGTCGGTCGAGACTTGAATATTCGAGTGCTCGGCTTGAACTTCCATCGCGTCATATTCCCCGTTTCCTTCTTCATCATCCTGTTGCTGGTCCTCCTGGCACTGAGCAATCCCGTGGTCTTCGGCGAGACGCTGGAAGGCATCAAGGGCTGGATCCTGAAGAATTTCGACTGGTTCATCATCATCATGGGCAATCTGGCGGTGCTGTTCTGCGCCGGTCTGGCGCTGTCGCCGCTGGGTAAGGTGCGTCTCGGTGGTCGTGATGCCAAACCCGAATTCAGCACCCTGTCGTGGTTCTCCATGATGTTCGCCGCCGGCATGGGCGTTGGCCTGCTGTACTGGGGCGTCGCCGAGCCGGTGGCGCAATACACGGCCTGGTGGAAAACGCCGCTGAACGTGGCTGCCAGCACCCCGGAGGCCGCCCATGCGGCGATGGGCGCGACGCTGTATCACTGGGGCTTTCACCCCTGGGCGATCTACCTGACCAGCGCGCTGGTGGTGGGGTACTTCTCCTACAACAAGGGCCTGCCACTGTCGCTCAGCTCCGGCCTGCAGCCGCTGCTGGGGCGTGGGCATCGTGGCTTGCCGGGGCAGATGGTCGACGTGTTCACCGTGGTGCTGAGCATCTTCGGCCTGGCCACTTCCCTCGGTCTGGGCGCGATGCAGGCCACGGCCGGTATTGCCCACGTACTGGGCACACCGAACACCTTCGCCTTTCAACTGCTGTTCATCGTCGCGGTCACTGGTCTGGCAGCGTTCTCGCTGTGGCGGGGGCTGGATGCCGGGGTCAAGGTCCTGAGCAACATCAACATGCTGCTGGCGTTGGTGCTGTTTCTGCTGGTCGCGGTCGGTATTGGCGGCATGGCGTTCTTCTCCAACACCCTGAGCGCAGCGGTCGACTACGGTCAGATGTTCCTGCCACTGAGCAACTGGATCGATCGTCCTGATCAGGACTGGTTCCAGGGCTGGACGGTGTTCTACTGGGCCTGGTGGTGCACCTGGGGGCCGTTGGTAGGGATCTTCGTCGCTCGCGTTTCCAAGGGCCGCACCCTGCGCCAGATGGTGGGCATGGTGATGCTGGCGCCAACCGTGGTCACGCTGCTGTGGTTCTCTGCCTTTGGCAGTGGCGCCATCGCCCAGGTGATCGACGGCAGTGGCGCCCTGGCGGCTGGCCTCAGCGACGTCAACATGGCCATCTTCCAGTTCCTGGAAATGCTGCCGCTGGCCGGTATCGGCTCGCTGCTGGTGGTCGCCCTGCTGGTGTTCTTCATGGTGACCTCGGTGGACTCCGGTGCGCTGGTGGTCGACAATCTGTCGGCCGGTGGCGACCCCGACACCCAGCCGGTGCAGCGCGTGCTGTGGCTGGTGATGATCGCGCTGGTGACCGTCACGTTGTTCGTGATTGGCGGCGATACTGCGCTCAAGGGCATTCAGGCTGGTGCCGTGGCGATGGGCCTGCCGTTCATGTTGCTGATGCTGTTGCTGATGATTGGTCTGGTCAAAGGCCTGATCGAAGACTGTCGCAGCTGACGTCTGCCAATCGACGCCCCGACACTCGCCACAAGGCGGGTGTCGGGGCGTTTGCGTTTCTGCGTGCACCATTTTTACGACCAAAGGCGCGTTTTATTCAGCCGAAAGCAGCATTGTCCGGTCCTGATGCGTTGTCGAAGCTGAACGGTACGCTGCCCAGAGAACCCTCGATGACCCTGCATGCTGCACTTCCTGCCCCAGTTCGGCGCCTGGCCAATGGTGCGCTGCTACGCGCGCAGCAACAGCCCTGGGCGCAGCAGGTCGGCTTGTGCCTGCGGGTGGCAGCGGGCAGTCATGACGAGCCGCCGGCTTATCCTGGGCTGGCGCATTTTCTCGAGCATCTGCTGTTTCTCGGCAGCCGTAACCACTCGTCTGATCAGGGGTTGATGGCCTTCGTCCAGCGCCATGGTGCAATGGTCAATGCCTCGACCCAGGCGCGGCACACCGATTTCGTCTGCGAGGTGCCGGCCGAGCTGCTGCAGCCGGTGCTGAGGCGTCTGCTGGATATGCTCTGCCAGCCGCTGCTCGATAGCGAGGCGCAACTGCGTGAGCGCGAAGTGCTGCATGCCGAATACCAGGCGCGCAGCCAGGATGCCGACAGTCGCATCGATCATGCTCTGGGACAGGCGCTCGCTGCCGGGCATCGCTGCGGCGCGTTTCTGGCAGGTGATCGCAGCACGCTGGCGGTGGAGTCTGCGGAGTTTCAGCGGGCGCTGCGTGCGTATCACCAGCGCCACTACCAGGCCGGGCGCATGTGCCTGACTCTGGTCGGGCCACAACCGGCCGAGCAATTACTGGATATCGCCGAAGCACTATTTGAGGCATTGCCGGTCGATGAGGGCGACGCCTGTCACGTGCCGACGCTCGACCTGCTGCCACTTCGAGCGCCCCGTTTGTATCTGCAACACAGTCGTCCCGGGATACATCTGGGTGTTGCCGTGCAGCTCCAGACGCGCAATCTGCGCGCTTCTCTGGATGTGTTGCTGGATACCTTGCACGACCCTGCGCCCGGCGGCCTGCTGGCGGGTTTACGTGAGTTGCAGCTGTGCCGACAGTTGCAGGCGCGGGTGTTGTATCAGCACGCGGGACAATGCCTGCTGCGCCTGGACTTTACCGCCGCCAGCGCGGAGCAGAGCGCCGCATTGCGCGCTGCCGTGCAGCGTTGGGCCGCGCAGTTGCAGGGCGATGCAGCTTGGCCCCAGCGATTGCAACACCAGCAGCGGGCGGCAGCGCTCAGATTGTTCGGGCTCAGCCCGTTGGCGGCGGCCAGGGCGCTGCAATCGCCTGCTCAGGACGACAGCCACACCTTGCGTGACCTGAACTCACTGCTGGCTTGCCTGGCTCGCGGTGACGGGTTGATCGAATTGCAGTGTGGTGAACAGGCCCAGCCGCTGTGGCCGGCAATCGGACTGGATTTGCCATTGCAGACTCTGCCACCGGTGTCATCGCCAGCGCCAATTCCGAGCCACCCATGGCGGCTGCCTGGCAATGATCCGCTGCTGTGCGGCGCTGCCGTAGCATCAGCCGTTTTGCCATTGGCCGCGTTGCGACATCATCCGGGGCAGGCCGAGGGTGGGCCGGCCGCGCTTTACTGGCGTGGCCCCTGTTCAGGTGCGGGCGACTCGGCGGCGATCGAGGCTGGTTTGCTGGCGCGCAGCGCCGACCTGCGATGGCGTGGTGAGCGGTTGGGCATCACCTGCCAACTGAACGTACAAGCCGCTGGCTGGAGCCTTTCGCTGCGCGGGCCGGCGTCGCTGTTGCCGGCCTTCAGTGCTTTGCTGGTGCCGCTGCTGTTGGCTGCGTTCGATCAACCGGCTGAGCCTGCTGCCCAGGGCATGTTGTTGCGGGTGCTGCTGCAGCGTTTGCCACAACTATGCGAGCTACCCAGAGCGTCGCGACTGGAAGGGCTGAGTGTCGGTCTTGGCGCTAGCGAGCAGGCGCAGTTGGCTGAATTGTGCGTGGCCGTTGAGGCGCTTGCTGACCTGCCTTCAGCGCCATGTAGCGAAACCAGGATCGACTGGCATCAGGTCGCGCAGCCGGGTACGGATGCCGCGTTGCTGCTGTTCTGTCCCTTGCCTGCCGGCGATGTCTGCACCGAGGCTGCCTGGCGTCTGCTTGGGCAGGTGTTGCAGGGGCGTTTCTATCAGCGCCTGCGTGGCGAGCTGCAATTGGGTTACGCGCTGTTCGCCGGTTTCCACCAGGTCGAGGGTTGCCGGGGCCTGTTGTTTGCCCTGCAGTCACCCGTCTGCGAGGCGGCCGGCATCTTCGACCATATCCGCGCCTTTCTGCGCGAGCAATGGCAGGCGCTCGCCGCACTGGACGATACGGCCTTGTCGCGTTACCGCGATGCCTTGCTGCCAGCGCTGAGCCCGGCCAAGGCCAACCTGGCGCGTGCCGAGCAGCTGTGGCAGCTGCATCTGGCAGGCTTGCCCGAGGTGCACCTGCAACGGGTGCAGCAGGCGCTGACAGCCCTGACTCAAAACGATCTGCTCCAGGCTCATGAGCAGTTGCTAAGCGCCAGCGACTGGCGCGTATTGGCCAGCGGAGCGCCGTCGCTGGCCTAGGCTGCGTTCTTTTCAGCGCTCTTTGCGCGACTGCGCGCGAATTTCCAACGCCCTTTTTCTGCAGGAGCCCCGATCTGGTGCGAGGCTCTGGCTTTGCGGCGTTCTTTTGATTCGCCGCGGGGCGCGGCTCCTACAGGATGAGGCTGCGTCTGGGGCTATCGTAGGAGCCCCGACCCGGGGCGAAGCCTTGTGCAGCCGCGCCGCCGCCGTTCGTTGCGGTGCGCGACCCCTGCCGCTTAGTTACTGGCGCATGTCTACGCCCTAGGGTTGGCACGGTACTAATACCTTTCTCCCA
This region of Pseudomonas wenzhouensis genomic DNA includes:
- a CDS encoding BCCT family transporter, with the translated sequence MKPMVAENIVGRDLNIRVLGLNFHRVIFPVSFFIILLLVLLALSNPVVFGETLEGIKGWILKNFDWFIIIMGNLAVLFCAGLALSPLGKVRLGGRDAKPEFSTLSWFSMMFAAGMGVGLLYWGVAEPVAQYTAWWKTPLNVAASTPEAAHAAMGATLYHWGFHPWAIYLTSALVVGYFSYNKGLPLSLSSGLQPLLGRGHRGLPGQMVDVFTVVLSIFGLATSLGLGAMQATAGIAHVLGTPNTFAFQLLFIVAVTGLAAFSLWRGLDAGVKVLSNINMLLALVLFLLVAVGIGGMAFFSNTLSAAVDYGQMFLPLSNWIDRPDQDWFQGWTVFYWAWWCTWGPLVGIFVARVSKGRTLRQMVGMVMLAPTVVTLLWFSAFGSGAIAQVIDGSGALAAGLSDVNMAIFQFLEMLPLAGIGSLLVVALLVFFMVTSVDSGALVVDNLSAGGDPDTQPVQRVLWLVMIALVTVTLFVIGGDTALKGIQAGAVAMGLPFMLLMLLLMIGLVKGLIEDCRS
- a CDS encoding MFS transporter, translating into MLGLTQAFAALYLASLLMQLGSTLLMTYLALRLTAGGVAEFWGGALMAANALGMVVGGKVGQVLIGRVGHIRTYVACSGIICAAVLTHAFSEALPLWLLLRFVVGVAMMCQLMVVESWLNDCAQSDQRGRVLGIYMVAAYVGMMLGQLALSIDGNLGLHALLGVVIAFTLSQVPVALTRSTHPTLPDSEPIDLRLFLQRVPQSLFTVLISGMINGGFYGLSSIYASRQGLSTVEVGQFMALAIAAGLLAQLPLGWLSDRLPRASLICGVAALLILTCLPLAFYQGLSFGVLLLFSACIGFLQFCLYPLGVALANDNMEPRLRVSLAGLLLATFGVGACIGPLLAGALMGHFGPSSLYLFFAISAAVLAVAVGQGRVTGKHLQEDAPLQHQATPNALACTTLAAVIEPAVSVEERLEEAPSQRL
- the pqqF gene encoding pyrroloquinoline quinone biosynthesis protein PqqF; protein product: MTLHAALPAPVRRLANGALLRAQQQPWAQQVGLCLRVAAGSHDEPPAYPGLAHFLEHLLFLGSRNHSSDQGLMAFVQRHGAMVNASTQARHTDFVCEVPAELLQPVLRRLLDMLCQPLLDSEAQLREREVLHAEYQARSQDADSRIDHALGQALAAGHRCGAFLAGDRSTLAVESAEFQRALRAYHQRHYQAGRMCLTLVGPQPAEQLLDIAEALFEALPVDEGDACHVPTLDLLPLRAPRLYLQHSRPGIHLGVAVQLQTRNLRASLDVLLDTLHDPAPGGLLAGLRELQLCRQLQARVLYQHAGQCLLRLDFTAASAEQSAALRAAVQRWAAQLQGDAAWPQRLQHQQRAAALRLFGLSPLAAARALQSPAQDDSHTLRDLNSLLACLARGDGLIELQCGEQAQPLWPAIGLDLPLQTLPPVSSPAPIPSHPWRLPGNDPLLCGAAVASAVLPLAALRHHPGQAEGGPAALYWRGPCSGAGDSAAIEAGLLARSADLRWRGERLGITCQLNVQAAGWSLSLRGPASLLPAFSALLVPLLLAAFDQPAEPAAQGMLLRVLLQRLPQLCELPRASRLEGLSVGLGASEQAQLAELCVAVEALADLPSAPCSETRIDWHQVAQPGTDAALLLFCPLPAGDVCTEAAWRLLGQVLQGRFYQRLRGELQLGYALFAGFHQVEGCRGLLFALQSPVCEAAGIFDHIRAFLREQWQALAALDDTALSRYRDALLPALSPAKANLARAEQLWQLHLAGLPEVHLQRVQQALTALTQNDLLQAHEQLLSASDWRVLASGAPSLA